GGATTCGCCGGTCCGCCGCACGCGACGTGTCTGCGACCGAAATTGTGCCCCCACTCGTGGGCGAGCGTCTCGGCGCGCAGGTTGCTCCAGTCGACGCCCACCGCGGCCGGCAGGCCGATGTAGCCGTACCCGGTCCCGCCACGATCGTAGGAAGGCTTGATGACGCCGTAGTAGTAGCGTTCACTGCCGTCGGCGACACTCAGCAGCCGGATCTCCTGCAGCAGCCGGTTCCACGTGCTGTCGTACTGCGCCGCGAGCGCGCCGGTAAACGTGTATGCGTTGCGGACGTCCACGTCCATGTCCGCGAGCGGATACACCGAGTAGGTGCGGTCGACGTACGCCGCCAGATTACCGGTGTTGACGTCGCCGGTGAGGCCGTTCGCACTCTGCAGCACGGGCACGAGCCGGGCGCGGAACGGTGCCGCGCTGCGGACGTCGGGCGCATGCGCGTCGCCGTCGGCAGGATAGGCGTTGTCGCTCTCGTCCGTTTCAGCGATGCCGTTGTCCGGATCGACGTCGACCCGGAACGACATGCCCGGCCGGACCAGGTCGCCGGGCAGCCGGATGTTCCAGCTGCCCGAGAGCGACTCCTCGTCCGGCGCGATCGGTGCGCCGCCGCCCGGTGCTTCCGCCATGCGCGTGTCGACGAGCACGCCGTCATGGTAGATGCGTGCCCGGACTTCGGGCCGCTCGTTCGTTTCCGCGTTGGCGCGCGCGAAGACCCGCAGCAGCGCGTCCCGACCGGTGATCAGCGGGACCGAGCCGTCGGGGCGCTGCACGGACTGCGTGATGTGAGCGTGCAGGACGTCGAAATTGAGCCCACCGCTGTTCACGGCATACGAAACGTCCACGTCCGCCTGCGCGGCAGACACGATCTCCACCTGTCGCAGTCCGGGCGTCGCTACGTACACGGAGCCCTCGAGCTGCACGTGGTCGGCCGTGATCGTGTAGGTGCCGGGGTCGAGGCCGCTCAGCAGCGTGGTTTCACCGAGGGACGCGTGGTACGCGTTGGGCCCGCTCACGGAAACGTCCGCATGTCCGGGCTGAATGCCCGTCACCGTGACCTGCATGCTGCCGCCGATGATCCACTCGGCCGTCAGCGTCAGGTCCGTGTAGGCGGACCACGCATCGATCAGCACGAACCAGTCGCCCGCGGCCGGTGCGCGGACCAGGCACTGCTCGAGCGACTGCGGTGTCGTGGAGGCACAGTGGTGCAGTGATGTCGATGCGAAGCCGCCGGCCCGCAGGTACAGGTCGGCGTCGCCATTGCCGCCCTCGGCGCGGACGACGAGGCGAGTTGCGCCCTGCGGCACCGGGATCCGGAAGAGATGCGGTGTCCCGGTCGAGGCAGACAGCCCGGTGACCGGAATGCCGCTCTCGAGCACGGGAACGTCCTGGTGCGCGATCGCGAGCGCCGTGAAGGTGAGTGCCAGCTGGGTTTCCGGGACCGAAGCGTGGACGGTCTGCTCACCGGCAGGGCCGAGAGTCCAGCGGGCACGGGCCACGCCGGCCGCGTCGGTTTGCCGCAGCGTGTCGGAAAGGATGCCCGAGGATGCGGCAAAACGGACTGCCCGGTTCGCGACCGGGTTCTCGTATGCGTCGCGCAGCAGGACGCGAAGTGGCTGCGGCAGGTCAGCGCCAGGCTCCGCCACCATCCCGTTGGCAGTCAGCGGAAAGATCGTGACGGGCGGACCCGCCTGAACCTCGAGCTCGATGGTCACGACCGAAAGGCCTTCGGCGCTCGCATGCAGGCGCTGCGCTCCGCTGATCGGACCTGCGGTCCACGTCACGGAGGCCTGCCCGTCGCGATTCGTGGAGGATTCGCTGCGGTCGAGCGTCCCGCCGCCGGACTCGACTCCCCACGTTACGCGGACCCCCGGCACCGGGCGATTCGCGCCGTCAAACGCGGTCACGGTGATCGGCTGGCCGAATGCGGTGCCGACAACGCCGATCTGATCGCCGCCCCCGGTGATCACGATCGACCGTGGTGCGCCCGGGCCCGACGGATCGCCGCAGGCGCCGACCAGGAGCACGACCAGGGCGAGAACGGGCAGGACGAGGCGCATGCGGACGGCATCCGGTGAAGTTCGGCGAGATCCTGAAATATAGTGCTGCGCACAGCCTGCGCGCGCGGTGTGTGTTACGGCCGGGCGGTGACCCGCTTTTCCCGCTCGATGAATTCGAGCAGCCCGAGCTCCGGCTCCTCGCGATAGCGACGGAAGAGCAGGTGCAGGTCGAGCGGGTCGTCGATCGGAAAGCGCGCGGGGATCAGCCCGCGCGGGCTCATGATGAACGGCCAGAAC
Above is a genomic segment from Longimicrobiales bacterium containing:
- a CDS encoding Ig-like domain-containing protein — protein: MRLVLPVLALVVLLVGACGDPSGPGAPRSIVITGGGDQIGVVGTAFGQPITVTAFDGANRPVPGVRVTWGVESGGGTLDRSESSTNRDGQASVTWTAGPISGAQRLHASAEGLSVVTIELEVQAGPPVTIFPLTANGMVAEPGADLPQPLRVLLRDAYENPVANRAVRFAASSGILSDTLRQTDAAGVARARWTLGPAGEQTVHASVPETQLALTFTALAIAHQDVPVLESGIPVTGLSASTGTPHLFRIPVPQGATRLVVRAEGGNGDADLYLRAGGFASTSLHHCASTTPQSLEQCLVRAPAAGDWFVLIDAWSAYTDLTLTAEWIIGGSMQVTVTGIQPGHADVSVSGPNAYHASLGETTLLSGLDPGTYTITADHVQLEGSVYVATPGLRQVEIVSAAQADVDVSYAVNSGGLNFDVLHAHITQSVQRPDGSVPLITGRDALLRVFARANAETNERPEVRARIYHDGVLVDTRMAEAPGGGAPIAPDEESLSGSWNIRLPGDLVRPGMSFRVDVDPDNGIAETDESDNAYPADGDAHAPDVRSAAPFRARLVPVLQSANGLTGDVNTGNLAAYVDRTYSVYPLADMDVDVRNAYTFTGALAAQYDSTWNRLLQEIRLLSVADGSERYYYGVIKPSYDRGGTGYGYIGLPAAVGVDWSNLRAETLAHEWGHNFGRRHVACGGPANPDPNYPHANGAIAHPGWDLRTGELHASSLRYDLMSYCDPTWSSDYTYEAVMQYREDEAAVAAAREPVLVVWGRISEDGVILEPAFETVAAPVLPKGGGRYTLSVTAADGGTLATLRFDGNTVDHAPDARHFAYAVPLRMLRGRAPAQLHLRGAGVDVVRPAAPAGGPAPDVRVTRIDGARVRVQWDAVQSPLAVVRDATTGEILSFARGGAAVVESRDRELQVELSNGVRSHMRRRVTVQ